The Desulfobacterales bacterium DNA window AATAAAGGAAACTGGGCGCAGAATTCCTGGACCCGTTCCCGGGTGGCTTGGATCCGGGTTTCATCGCCCGCATTTTTGAGAATATCCACAATAAAATCGCCGATGATATGCATCTCATCTTCTTTCATGCCCCGGGTCGTCACCGCCGGGGTGCCGATTCGGATGCCGCTGGTCACAAACGGGCTCTGGGTTTCAAACGGGATTGTGTTTTTGTTGACCGTAATCCCCGCTTTTTCCAGTACTTCCTCCGCATCCTTGCCGGTAATGCCCAGGTTGGTCACATCCACCAGCATCATATGGTTATCCGTACCGTTGGAAACCAGCTCAATGCCGTTTTCCATCAGATGGCCGGCAAGGGTCTGGGCGTTTTTAACGATTTGGGCCTGGTAGCGCTTGAAGGCATCGGCCAGGGCCAGTTTAAAGGCAACGGCCTTGGCGGCGATAACATGCATCAACGGGCCGCCCTGGATGCCCGGAAAAATTTCTTTGTTTAATTTTTTGGACAAATCGCCGCGGCCTAAAATCAAACCGCCCCGGGGGCCGCGAAGCGTTTTGTGGGTGGTGGAGGTGACCACATGGGCGTGCGGCACGGGCGATGGATGGGCGCCGCCGGCGATAAGCCCCGCGATATGGGCCATGTCCACCATGAAATAGGCGCCCACGGATTCGGCAATTTTGCCGAAAGCTTCAAAATCGATGACCCGGGGGTAAGCGCTGGCACCGGCCACGATCATTTTGGGCTGGTGCTGTTTGGCCAGGTCGGCGATTTTGTCATAGTCCAGCATGCCGGTCTCCTTGGCCACCCCGTAGTGGATGAAATTGAAAAACCGGCCGGAAAAGCTCGCCTTGGCCCCGTGAGTCAAGTGCCCGCCATGGGCCAGATCCATGCCCAGGATGGTGTCGCCCGGCTCCAGCAGGGCGAAATAGACGGCCATGTTGGCCTGGGAGCCGGAATGGGCCTGCACATTGGCGTATTCGGCGCCGAACAGGGTTTTGGCCCGGTCAATGGCCAGGTTCTCGGCGATATCCACAAACTCGCAGCCGCCGTAGTAGCGCTTGTTCGGGTAGCCCTCCGCGTATTTGTTGGTCATCACGCTGGCCTGGGCGGCCATGACCGCCGGGCCCACGATGTTTTCCGAGGCGATCAGCTCCAGGGTGTGCTTCTGCCGGTTGTATTCGTTCTCAATGGCATTGGCGATTTCCGGATCCACAATGTCAATGGTGTCAATATTGCGTTGATTGTTTCGCATATCTTCCTTCCGTTTATTTTAACCGCGCACGGATTTTACCCGCGCATCGATATTGTCAATCCGCTCCTTGTGGCGGCCTCCGTCAAACGGGGTGTCCAGCCAGGCGCTCAGGATCTCCCGGGCCAGGTCCGTGCCGATTACCCGGCCGCCTATGATCAGCATATTGGCATCATTATGGCGGCGGCACATGATCGCGGAGAAAAGATCATTGCACAGGGCCGCCCGGACACCGGGAAAGCGGTTGGCAATCATTGACATGCCGAGGCCCGTGCCGCAGATCAGAATCCCGCGTTTAAATTCCCCGGATGAAACTTTCTGTGCCACCCGGGCCCCGAACTCCGTGTAATCCACCGAAGCCTCGTCGTGCGTGCCGCAGTCCTCAATATCAAGCTCGTGGTCTTTTAAAACCTGCTTGATACTTTCCTTTAACGCAAATCCGGCGTGATCGCAGCCGACCACGATCGGTGCCCTTGATTCCATGGCTGATGTATCCTTTAAGATTTAAGATCAGGTCTTTTCGATAATATAGTTGATCGCATCCTTAACCGTGGCCAGCTGTTCCGCATCCTCGTCCGGAACTTCAATGTCAAATTCTTCTTCCATGGTCATGATGAGTTCCACAATGGCCAGCGAATCCGCGCCAAGATCGTCGATCAAAAAGGCCTCTGGCACGACTTCACTGGCATCCACATCCAGTTTTTCCGCTATCAGTTTTTTGACTTTATCTTCTATCTTCATTCACGCCTCTCCTCATCTTAAGTATATAAACCACCGTTTACGTGAATTACCTGGCCTGTAATATAGGCGGCTGCATCCGAGGCCAGAAAACAGGCGACACCCGCCACATCTTTCGGCGTTCCCGCGCGGCCGGCGGGAATTTGCGCCATAATCGCATCTTTTGAGGCCTGGGGCAGATCCGCGGTCATGGCCGTTTCAATAAAGCCCGGGGCAATGGCATTGGCAGTGATGCCCCGGGAAGCCAGTTCCCGGGCCGTTGATTTGGTCAATCCGATAATGCCGGCCTTGGCGGCGGAATAATTGGCCTGGCCGGGATTTCCGGATACCCCGGCAATCGAGGTGATATTGATGATACGGCCGGACTTCTGCTTCATCATGGGCCGGCTTGCCGCTTTAGTGCAGTTAAACGCCCCTTTGAGGTTCACTGAAATGACGTCATCCCAATCGGCTTCCTTCATACGCGCCAAAAGCCCATCCCGGGCAATGCCGGCGTTATTGACCAGTACATCGATCCGGCCGGTGGTATCCAGCACGGTTTTGAAAAAGTCTGCGACTTCTTCGCTGTCCGCCACATTGACCCGGTATCCGTCGGGTATGCCGCCGGCCGCGGCAATTTCTTCAGCCGTCTCCTCTCCGCTCTGTTCCGGGGAATGAAAGTTGAAAAAAACATGAACGCCGGATGCGGCAAAGGCTTTGCATATGGCGCGACCAATGCCTCTTGATCCGCCG harbors:
- the glyA gene encoding serine hydroxymethyltransferase, which encodes MRNNQRNIDTIDIVDPEIANAIENEYNRQKHTLELIASENIVGPAVMAAQASVMTNKYAEGYPNKRYYGGCEFVDIAENLAIDRAKTLFGAEYANVQAHSGSQANMAVYFALLEPGDTILGMDLAHGGHLTHGAKASFSGRFFNFIHYGVAKETGMLDYDKIADLAKQHQPKMIVAGASAYPRVIDFEAFGKIAESVGAYFMVDMAHIAGLIAGGAHPSPVPHAHVVTSTTHKTLRGPRGGLILGRGDLSKKLNKEIFPGIQGGPLMHVIAAKAVAFKLALADAFKRYQAQIVKNAQTLAGHLMENGIELVSNGTDNHMMLVDVTNLGITGKDAEEVLEKAGITVNKNTIPFETQSPFVTSGIRIGTPAVTTRGMKEDEMHIIGDFIVDILKNAGDETRIQATRERVQEFCAQFPLFQDPE
- the rpiB gene encoding ribose 5-phosphate isomerase B; translated protein: MESRAPIVVGCDHAGFALKESIKQVLKDHELDIEDCGTHDEASVDYTEFGARVAQKVSSGEFKRGILICGTGLGMSMIANRFPGVRAALCNDLFSAIMCRRHNDANMLIIGGRVIGTDLAREILSAWLDTPFDGGRHKERIDNIDARVKSVRG
- a CDS encoding acyl carrier protein yields the protein MKIEDKVKKLIAEKLDVDASEVVPEAFLIDDLGADSLAIVELIMTMEEEFDIEVPDEDAEQLATVKDAINYIIEKT
- the fabG gene encoding 3-oxoacyl-[acyl-carrier-protein] reductase, producing MKRTIVVTGGSRGIGRAICKAFAASGVHVFFNFHSPEQSGEETAEEIAAAGGIPDGYRVNVADSEEVADFFKTVLDTTGRIDVLVNNAGIARDGLLARMKEADWDDVISVNLKGAFNCTKAASRPMMKQKSGRIINITSIAGVSGNPGQANYSAAKAGIIGLTKSTARELASRGITANAIAPGFIETAMTADLPQASKDAIMAQIPAGRAGTPKDVAGVACFLASDAAAYITGQVIHVNGGLYT